AAAAAGCTCGCGGTACAAAATTATATGCATCAGAACTCAGAACTCAGAACTCCTAACTCCTAACTCCTAACTCCTAACTCCTAACTCCTAACTTATTAATGCCTGTGGAACTATCATGTAAATCTGAATACGCTCTTCTTGCCTTGTTAGAGATGGCGACTTATTACGAAAGCGGCGAACCGATGCAAATTCGGCAAATTGCCGCACAACAAAATATACCCGATCGCTATCTCGAACAGCTCCTGGCAACATTAAGGCGTGGGGGTATAGTTAAGAGTCAACGTGGCTCAAAAGGTGGTTATCTGTTATCACGGGAACCTTGGAGAATCACCCTTTTACAAGTTTTAGAATGTTTGGAAGGGTTAGATGTCAGGCCATGCGAAGAAGCCGTGAATCGCAAAAATTTAGATAGTGCTGTTGTGGATGAAATCTGGGTAGAAGCTTGTCAAGCAGCAAATTCAGTGTTGCAAAAATACACACTTCAGGATTTGTGTGAAAAACGAGATTCCCGACAGCAGTTAGATGTTATGTATTACATTTAGTCAATAGTCCAGAGTCAATAGTCCAAAGTCCAGAAAAATTAATTTTGACTGTTGACTGATGACTGATGACTGTTGACTAATCCCTATTAACTCAGGAGTAATTATGCGGATTGCTCGTAATATTACGGAACTTGTTGGTCGTACACCCTTGGTGCAATTGAGCCGTATCCCTCAAGAGGAAGGATGTGTGGCTGAGATTGTCGTTAAACTCGAAAGCATGAACCCATCGGCATCAGTGAAAGACCGGATTGGGGTAAGCATGATCAATGCGGCAGAAGAAGAAGGATTAATCACTCCTAAAAAGACGATATTAGTAGAACCTACTTCTGGCAATACTGGTATCGCTTTAGCAATGGCAGCAGCAGCTAAAGGTTACCGTTTGATTTTGACAATGCCAGAAACGATGAGTGGCGAACGACGGGCAATGTTACGAGCCTATGGAGCTGAACTAGAACTCACACCCGGAATCGAAGGCATGAGTGGGGCAATTCGACGGGCGCAGGAAATAGTGGACAATACGCCAGATGCCTATATGTTGCAGCAATTCCGCAATCCAGCTAATGCACAAGTGCATCGTGAAACCACAGCTCTTGAAATCTGGGAAGATACCGATGGTCAGGTTGACATAATTGTGGCAGGAGTCGGTACAGGTGGTACGATCACAGGTGTAGCAGAAGTAATTAAAGCACGCAAGCCGA
Above is a window of Nostoc sp. UHCC 0702 DNA encoding:
- the cysK gene encoding cysteine synthase A, which codes for MRIARNITELVGRTPLVQLSRIPQEEGCVAEIVVKLESMNPSASVKDRIGVSMINAAEEEGLITPKKTILVEPTSGNTGIALAMAAAAKGYRLILTMPETMSGERRAMLRAYGAELELTPGIEGMSGAIRRAQEIVDNTPDAYMLQQFRNPANAQVHRETTALEIWEDTDGQVDIIVAGVGTGGTITGVAEVIKARKPSFKAIAVEPANSPVLSGGRPGPHKIQGIGAGFIPQVLKIKLIDEVISVTDEEAIAYGRRLAREEGLLSGISTGAALCAAIRVAQRQENEGRLIVMIQPSFGERYLSTPLFQDLEAKVAASIS
- a CDS encoding Rrf2 family transcriptional regulator, with the protein product MELSCKSEYALLALLEMATYYESGEPMQIRQIAAQQNIPDRYLEQLLATLRRGGIVKSQRGSKGGYLLSREPWRITLLQVLECLEGLDVRPCEEAVNRKNLDSAVVDEIWVEACQAANSVLQKYTLQDLCEKRDSRQQLDVMYYI